The sequence CGATCCTGAGTCAGGCGATCCAGATCGAGGGCTACGAGCAGCCCGAGGTTTTCCAGATGATCGCCGTCGCCACGATCCTCGCGTCGGTCGTCGCCATCCTCGTGATGGCCTTCTGGGCGAATCGACCGTTCGGTCTCGCACCCGGAATGGGGCTGAACGCCTTCTTCGCCTACACCGTCGTGCTTGGGTTGGGCGTCCCGTGGCAGGTCGCGCTCGCGGCGGTCTTCGTCGAAGGGATCGTCTTCATCGTGCTGACTGCGGTCGGGGCCCGTCGGTACATCATCGAACTCTTCCCCGAACCGGTCAAGTTCGCTGTGGGGGCCGGGATCGGCGTCTATCTCCTCTTTCTGGGACTCCAGGAGATGCAGATCGTCGTCGACGATCCCGAGACGCTGGTCGCGATGGGCAACGTCGCGACGAGCGCCGTCGCCGCCCTGTCGGTCGCCGGACTCGCACTGATGCTCATCCTGCACGCTCGCGGCATTCGGGGCGCGATCGTCATCGGTATCGTCGCGACGGCGATCGCCGGCTGGGTGCTCACGCTCGCCGGTGTCGTCGACTCGGGAACGCTCGTCGATGGCAACACCTACGATCAGGTCACCGGCGGCGGGATCGTCGACTTGATCACGAGCGTCCAGTACGACTTCACGCCGCTGGTCGCGGGCTTCGTCGACGGTCTCGGGATGATCACCGACGATCCGCTCGTGTTCGTCCTCGTCGTGTTCACGTTCTTCTTCGTCGACTTCTTCGACACCGCGGGGACACTCATCGGCGTCTCCCAGATCGGCGGTTTCCTCGACGAGAACGGTGACCTTCCCGAGATCGAGAAACCGCTGATGGCCGACGCGGTCGGGACCACGGCCGGGGCGATCATCGGGACATCGACGGTTACGACCTATATCGAGTCTTCGACCGGCGTCGAAGAGGGCGGCCGAACCGGT comes from Haloterrigena salifodinae and encodes:
- a CDS encoding NCS2 family permease, which codes for MGAFEQLATFFGFDEHDTDLETELIAGITTFLAMSYIIVVNPAILSQAIQIEGYEQPEVFQMIAVATILASVVAILVMAFWANRPFGLAPGMGLNAFFAYTVVLGLGVPWQVALAAVFVEGIVFIVLTAVGARRYIIELFPEPVKFAVGAGIGVYLLFLGLQEMQIVVDDPETLVAMGNVATSAVAALSVAGLALMLILHARGIRGAIVIGIVATAIAGWVLTLAGVVDSGTLVDGNTYDQVTGGGIVDLITSVQYDFTPLVAGFVDGLGMITDDPLVFVLVVFTFFFVDFFDTAGTLIGVSQIGGFLDENGDLPEIEKPLMADAVGTTAGAIIGTSTVTTYIESSTGVEEGGRTGFTALVVGVLFLLSLLVVPLMSAIPQYATYLALVVVGIIMLQGVTDIDWQDPAWAISAGLTITVMPLTASISNGLAAGIMSYPLVKASMGEADDVSLGQWTLAATFILYFATYFAVDAGMLSF